The following are encoded together in the Cynocephalus volans isolate mCynVol1 chromosome 4, mCynVol1.pri, whole genome shotgun sequence genome:
- the LOC134374656 gene encoding mammaglobin-A-like: MKLLVVLMLAALPLYCSAGSGCQLLEDVIANIIDPTVSTSQLKDSFQEFIPNNETANAVDEFKQCFLNQSDNTLNNARELVQIIYNSFWCKAF; encoded by the exons ATGAAGCTGCTGGTGGTCCTCATGCTGGCCGCCCTCCCCCTCTACTGCTCTGCAG GGTCTGGCTGCCAACTTCTTGAGGATGTGATTGCAAATATAATTGATCCCACGGTGTCTACGAGTCAACTTAAAGACTCTTTTCAAGAGTTCATACCAAATAATGAAACTGCCAACGCCGTAGATGAATTCAAACAGTGTTTTCTCAATCAATCAGACAATACTCTGAACAATGCTAGAGAGCTGGTG caAATAATATATAACAGCTTTTGGTGTAAGGCATTTTAA